The DNA segment agaagtaaaacttacagacttatacatctcaaaagaaaattactagcttgcacatttcaagtagaagcaaatattgctaactttcacatctctaaaacttactagtttgcatgttctaaagtgatgatatatgcaatgatgtttcaaaaacttgaaattatacaatgatttgaaattatatctcaaaaattactagttacacttctcctttttgttgatgacaaagtgggagaagatatgatgatgatgtataagtTATAATGATAATCATGCACTTCCCCCTTATAATGACaactagtttgcatgttctaaagtgatgatatatgtaatgatatttaaaaaacttgaaattatacaatgatttgaaattgtcTCAAAAATtactagttgtacttctcctatttgttgatgacaaaagaggagaatatatgatgatgatgtataagttatgatgataatcatgcattggatgatgtacttggatattttgattatgcatgattttatgttgcatgcatgatatgattaattgatctttcaatattcatgatgcatgcaatggtaaaatacttataattctatgaattcaaaaattccatcaatatggtatattgataagaGAAGTTTAGTTaaattccatcatcaattggttgtcataatcaaaaaggggtagattgttgaatctcgaattttgatgatgaaaccaattgataaagttatgatctaatgtgtacTTAAGTGATACAGGATTAGCTTCGATCAtggaagataaatcgattaaagtagtagAATCAGAAATTGGGCCGGAATGgaccatgtcagaagattagacgtcagacCGAAGGAAGgtcgatgtgtcggcagaaggcttcgtgtcatgaatttgggcatcgcgccaaaaggatcggacattgcgccaaggagttcAGGTGTTACGGAGGTCaatataccgattgggcaatacgccactagagaggatgatgtgttgaAGGTTCGAATGAAGCGctagatgaaccaataacatgccagacaacttagtaCTCTTGCTCATAATAATTTGTCCAAATCGAAGTAATTTAGAgggttaattgagttagtttcaaaTGTAACCAAGTGtcaccatgccaactcaattagggaaaaactaggcccaaagtagggctattttgggctaagagaaaggctcattcagtgacccaaagccatgtcaagtggtggcactaccGGAGCTGGCGGTGGAATTGCTTGAGGCTCGGTCTCCCAGGaggtctgagcggtggtaccgcccaaacatagtatctcagactatgtcaagcggtggtgttgccagactgggtggtggtaccacccagtgttagtgtgtcaggtggtagtaccactagactgggcagtgATACCGCATAATGTTAGAATGtcaggtggtactactgcccaatactaacggtggtaccaccaatatctcgaaaatcggggatgagacactttttggctccaagtttgaatccatttggtgcctataaatacccctctcatccttgctaATTATATATAAGAACTGAGAATAAAAACAAGGGAAAACTCTGTTATAATCTTATGAGAATTCTTCTCCTTTAGTCTAAGTGTTGATTTCTGTTTGAGCGAGAAGTGAGTGAGGATATAAAGATTTTattctgagcctgtcaaaaggaaaatAGAGTTATAAGAGTAGTTAGttcttgcccattgaaggaagaccgttagtggatatcggtggcctcgacgaaagaggaatcaataGTGAATGTAAGTtacgatgatcgaaccattataaattggtGTGCTTTCTTTCTTCGCTATCAATTATTTACTTtgcaactgctttacttcctcagtACTTTAactgcacactcttacgaacgtTTTTAAAGTTAAATACTTTTTGATACGATTTTATCGTATGATATTTTTCGACTTGATGTAATTTTACgtatgtactaattcaccctcgccttcttagtgtcgactcgatcctaaaaaAATAGTAATCTTTTGACTATCAATGATATTTAAAAGCCAAGAAGAGTTTGGAAGATGGCACTAAAGGAACTTCCAAATAAAAAGTTTTACTTGAGGAGCAATAAGAATAGGTGCTATCTTACTATGGTACTTCCAAATGGGCTGTGTGCTAAGTATCTAGACTCATCTATCATCATTGGGCTATAGAGAGATGAATAATTCGGATCCTATTAATATGAAATAAAATTGATAGTGATGTAAGAGCCATCCATAAAAAGATCAGCCACCTCTTTccaacaataaataaataaaaaaatcaatcacTATAGAACATTGTTGCATAGAGCCAATATATCAAAGGTGTGCCCTTTAGAGAACGAGGTATTGTCAGTCAGAGTCTTCCCAACATGGAACACAGAATAGAGGATCCAATGCTAATAAGCAttctaaaactctcttttaatgtTTAAGGCTAAAGATGAAACAGATAGTCTTAGATGTTCTATGGGCGATTATCCCAAGGCTCTAATAAGTCATACATAGAAGTAAAAATCTTAACCTAAAGATAATCCTCTTATGGATTAGTATGATTCTTTTGATATAAATATCCTTCTCGAGTATGATAAAGTCCTTATTGTATCCGAGTTTTTAGGTTTGGTAAAATTATCCTAACCAATGAGATGCATCCTATGTTGATTGGAGTTGTCATTCTAGAAGAAATGGGGGGAGATCCTATTCAATATTTCATTGGAGATCCAAGAGTAAAGAAATCCTTAGGGAGTAGATCATATTCAATATTTTATTGGAGATCCAAGAGTCAGTGGGCATAGAGTTAATGATATGATGAGCATTGTTTTTTCTGCTGGGCAGAGAGAACCTTTGTATTAACCTTGGATATTACTTAGAGATTTCTCAATTTGTGCATGCTGAAAGTGTCAACTCAATCTATCTTCGGTTAGGATAGATAGGTATTGAGGTATTTAAATAGCCAGACACCCTTCTTAATATCTAAGGCAGAGCAAATATTGTGTTTTGAGAAGTAGATGTTAGATTTGTCAAGGTTAGTTCTTAGGTTTGTGAGATTATTGAAAGTGTGTAGGATCTTTAGactataagaacaaaacttgaggttAGTCCCTAAAAGCCAAGAACAAGTTATCAATGAAGATTAAATAATAACTTTTTGGTTAAAAAATTCTGAAtctaaaaaatcataaaagattAAATGATATGTTAGACCATATAAAAAGATAGTGTGTTAGACCATATAAAAATAGGATGATAGAGGGTTATCCTTACCTTCGAACTAGTTTGACTATTCATTATTGATTTGACAAGATAATATATTCATATGCCATAAGATAGATCAATCTAGCTTAATTAACTAACtaattgatttataattttaaataattttaaaaatatatatattttttaaataaaccaGTTCAATTCAGTTCAATTAACTGGttcagttcaattgaatcgagccAAAATCTTAATCCAATTGGGCTAATATGATAAGATTTATACAACTGAGCTCATGTCATTTGTAAAATTAGTGCATTcaaattgtattgatttaattaaTCAATTAATGGCTTAAGATTATAAACTCAATCggattaatatttttaaagttaAAATCAGTTTAATTTGATCCGAACTAATTaaccaaaccaaaatcatttaagTCCTCCAAAATCAAATTATTGATGAACCAAACACCTTGTCAATTGTTAATTATTTCAACcacataatgatttttatttgtTTCAAATAATTATTTCAGACATCCATTAATCATAGACATAGGAGATCCTCTTCTCACAAATTTTATTATGAAGAGACAGTGGGTTTAAGACCACATTCTCAAAGTTTTAACTAAAACATTAATCTAATGATCATGTATTAAAATCACTTACCAAAGATTAAAAGATCATCCTATAAATTTAAACTTGGGTGGTATACTACTCACTCATCAGGAACTAAAGATTTGACTTCATCCCATAATAAAATTTGAGGATATCAGTTAATTTAACTATATTAACCATATGGTCCGAAGTTAAATTCTCATTCTCATCATTTAtcttttcataaaaaataaaaaatcagtgATTAAATAAGCAAAGAACTATGAAGTTGATCTACATATAAAGACACGCATCACATATCCCTTCTTTTACTTGTTCATTATACAAAATTTTCCAAGACAAATGTCATCCATAGTCTGAAGCAACAACGAAAACCATCATTCCTGTAGATGAAAACTAATGAAGTTTCTCTGTTTCATCACTAGGAAAGAATATTTCTCCAGAGGACATCTAGGGGAAGACAGTTATTTATGACAAGTACAAAAATAGAAAAATTGATGAAAGATGTGCAGAACACACAAGTTTTGTCTCTGGTACATCCACAATCGCAGGTGCCATTCTCAGCAAGCTATAGTGTAATATTAATCTTCTTTTCATATGGCAGGTGGAATTGGTGGACTCATTGTGTTCCCCTTATGAGTCGTGGACGAATCTTCTGCAACAATGGGCAAATGCGTGCCTGGAGATTGCCCAGCCGAAGATCTTATCGGACTTGATTTGTATTCCAATCTGAAAAGTGGACTGGACTGACCTTGGTAGGGAGAGCTTGGGGTTGATGCGAACAGAGGAGTGCCTTCTTCACGACACGGTGAAGCCGATACAAGCTGGCCACCACCATCCGTTTGCTTCTCACATAACTTGTCCTCCACCATATCATAGTGATCTGCCGTCCTAACCTCCTGCGCAAGAGAACATGAGCAACAGACAAGCCATTGAAAACAGTCGGTTACTGATGGCTGACCACAGCAAAATGTATGCGCGGGAAGATTAAACTTCTTCCTCATCTGGATCCTCCAGAAGCCACCATAGAGTAAACCAAAGAAGCAAAGCAGAATGCCTGAAATTCCAAGTGCCTCTCTAACTGCTTCATTATTAAGATTGATGGCAGCCAAGTTGAAGATAAAGAAGGGAGCCAGGCAAAATAGAAGAAAAGTCATAATATGAACATACATGTTGCCGAATCCAAGCCTCTCCATGTTCCAGCCAAAAACACAACAGCTGCAGAATACTGAAAGGTAGGCAAGAGAAATATCATCCCAGAGATCGAATAAACCACCTATCCATTTCGGTCTAGACGCTGGAAAGCTTTGGCCCTCCCTTGCGACAAAAGAATATCTCttttcaagtgattttatccgcATGGTTTTTGGTTTTGAATCATCAGTGGAAATAGCCTTACCCGCTTCCTGATCAATTTCAGTTTCATAATCCTTCCCAAGAGGGCTAAGAATTTTATACACACTGGCAAACGCTGGTGCAGCGATAGCTACAGAGATGCACAAGCCAACTCCAATTGCCGGTCGCTGGGACCTGCGGTACCCCAGATTGAGGCCACACAAGGCATACTGTGCAAAACAATTCAGATGGAGAAGAATAACCACAACCATCATATGCATCCATTCATTAGGCTTATAGGTGCCATTCTTGCAATAAATTTTTCTGAGTGCCAGAATGTCTTTTGGCTCCCATCGACACAAAAGCACAAGATGATAGAACCTCTTTGGATGTTGATAGAGACACATTAGAGTGAATAGTGCATTCAAAATCTGGTTGTTAACTTCAAACCAGGTGTCTCTTTGAGATTTACTTGGTAAAGCTTTATTCAACATTCCTGTCATAACCATGAATAGGATAGCACCAGATATAGCAACACAAGTAATCCAGAGAAAAAGCGCCATGTTCATGGGATTTCTTATCCATTCTTTGCACATTAACCACAAGGAAACCCAATCAATTTTCCTGACCAAAGGCATATGGAAACGTTCACGGGGACTGTGCTCAGAATGAATTGCACGTGAGAGCTCATCTCGTTCATATGCAAGCTGACGAAATTTGGCAGAAGGAGAAGGGCCAAGTTTCATAAACCTAGCTCCACGAGGAATAGTTCTTACGAAACCCAGGAACTTACTTTGATTTTTTTCCTCATCAACAATTTCAACCTGAGATGATTgaatgtgaaaagaaatctgatcTTTGTCATTTGGTGATCTGACTGACCCTAGTCCCTCTTGAATCTCATCTGCAAAACCTTTATTGCCATTTGGTTCCATTTTCTTTTGTAGCTAGAATCCACACTTAATGAGACTTTCAACTTATAGGAAGACACTTAAGAGCTGTGAGATGCACATAAAATGATCATGTATTGCTAATATTAAGTATAACACTGCTGTTTACTCCTCTGTAGTAGAAGCTCAACTGAAGTCTTCAACAGGATACAGATAAGATAGACACAAGGTTGAACATCACTGAATAGGTTCAAATATAGGTCAGATGCCtgagattaaaatttaaaaatcaaaaCAGCAGTGAACTGATTTTTTCCTGTAACAATATGAActataatattttagaaaatcTTAGATGTCAACGTTAGAGCAAATACATAGTAGTTTAAATTGGCCATAGATAAGAACAAGTTCAAGTGATGTTCATTCATGCCACTAAAAAGCAAAGAATTTTCATGGTGTTTCCATCATTTTAGCAAGAGCAGATGGCTCTATTAGTAATAAGAAATTGAAACAAGAACGTGTGATGGAGTCAAACTAAGTCTTACTCTGTCAACTATCCTTAACCACCATGCATCACATCTGCATAGTCTTTTACTTACCTTTCCTTCTTTCCAATTTCCTCCCCGTAAATGATGTTTTAAGAGAGTAAAAGACCACAATTAGATGCTAAATCATGCGACTTTCAAATCGAGCCAGAAATCCAACCGAGCACAAAATAAAAACCCTAATTCGAGCAGACCCCCAAATCACACTGCAAGGATAATACAAAGCACAAGGGGCATCAAAACTCCTCAAGATTAGGAATCAGAGATCCACTCCAAAGTCATCGATTCTTTTTTCTGCTTTCCAGGAATAAGATTCATTGGAAAAAGGTTAGCAGTCACACCTGAGTCGCGAGATGGGCAGTAGGACGATGGCCGACAAGATCAGCGCTTGCCCAGGGAGAGAGAGTAGTAGTTGTAGTATCGGGCGGAAGAGAGCAGGGAACAGCGGATTTCTTTCTTCGCAGAGAGATTCTCGCTGG comes from the Musa acuminata AAA Group cultivar baxijiao chromosome BXJ1-10, Cavendish_Baxijiao_AAA, whole genome shotgun sequence genome and includes:
- the LOC135595188 gene encoding uncharacterized protein LOC135595188 isoform X1 gives rise to the protein MEPNGNKGFADEIQEGLGSVRSPNDKDQISFHIQSSQVEIVDEEKNQSKFLGFVRTIPRGARFMKLGPSPSAKFRQLAYERDELSRAIHSEHSPRERFHMPLVRKIDWVSLWLMCKEWIRNPMNMALFLWITCVAISGAILFMVMTGMLNKALPSKSQRDTWFEVNNQILNALFTLMCLYQHPKRFYHLVLLCRWEPKDILALRKIYCKNGTYKPNEWMHMMVVVILLHLNCFAQYALCGLNLGYRRSQRPAIGVGLCISVAIAAPAFASVYKILSPLGKDYETEIDQEAGKAISTDDSKPKTMRIKSLEKRYSFVAREGQSFPASRPKWIGGLFDLWDDISLAYLSVFCSCCVFGWNMERLGFGNMYVHIMTFLLFCLAPFFIFNLAAINLNNEAVREALGISGILLCFFGLLYGGFWRIQMRKKFNLPAHTFCCGQPSVTDCFQWLVCCSCSLAQEVRTADHYDMVEDKLCEKQTDGGGQLVSASPCREEGTPLFASTPSSPYQGQSSPLFRLEYKSSPIRSSAGQSPGTHLPIVAEDSSTTHKGNTMSPPIPPAI
- the LOC135595188 gene encoding uncharacterized protein LOC135595188 isoform X2, producing the protein MEPNGNKGFADEIQEGLGSVRSPNDKDQISFHIQSSQVEIVDEEKNQSKFLGFVRTIPRGARFMKLGPSPSAKFRQLAYERDELSRAIHSEHSPRERFHMPLVRKIDWVSLWLMCKEWIRNPMNMALFLWITCVAISGAILFMVMTGMLNKALPSKSQRDTWFEVNNQILNALFTLMCLYQHPKRFYHLVLLCRWEPKDILALRKIYCKNGTYKPNEWMHMMVVVILLHLNCFAQYALCGLNLGYRRSQRPAIGVGLCISVAIAAPAFASVYKILSPLGKDYETEIDQEAGKAISTDDSKPKTMRIKSLEKRYSFVAREGQSFPASRPKWIGGLFDLWDDISLAYLSVFCSCCVFGWNMERLGFGNMYVHIMTFLLFCLAPFFIFNLAAINLNNEAVREALGISGILLCFFGLLYGGFWRIQMRKKFNLPAHTFCCGQPSVTDCFQWLVCCSCSLAQEVRTADHYDMVEDKLCEKQTDGGGQLVSASPCREEGTPLFASTPSSPYQGTHLPIVAEDSSTTHKGNTMSPPIPPAI